One window from the genome of Frankiales bacterium encodes:
- a CDS encoding ABC transporter substrate-binding protein has product MRRPARTTRLLAALAVTTLATGVLLTGPASADDSSSPTPATSSAPTVFTVGMTEDIDSANPFTGIAAVSYEIFQMEYPTLTEYAASDFSTAPGLAESWTESADHKTWTYKIRSGLTWSDGQPLTAHDAAYTFNRILKGKYEQTNYSSYTDNIVKAVAPDDTTLVLTVKQPSPIMEKLAVYILPEHIWKNIDEKAVKSYKNEGTPDSPTVGAGPYVMVERRVGQFIRMQANPSFFRGKPAVDEVVFKIYKNQDALGQALKKGEIDFADSLEANVFKSLQNQPGITTLSATYSGFNELAFNTGAALDNGTPIGDGNPLLKDKKLRQALGWAIDRQTLVDKVLGGGGSVGSTIIPPMYASLHLDPADPVTYDPEKAKTLLDAAGYKVGPDGIRTDANGNRLEFRLFGRTDSSGNASQKAVQFIKGYLNAVGVAVDVKMMSSDNLTTIIGEGNFDMFEWGWVVEPDPNYQLSTFTCANRSYKDGGTIYANLSDSFYCNPAYDKLFQQQSVTTDVAARTAIVKQMQQMLYDDSPYIVTYYYDNLEAYRSDRFTGFVNQPSPDGSLLFQYGTWSYENMKPVVASAPASPTPGQTIAQGDVVQPTSSTNWALIIGIVVLVLLALGGGVWLGRGRNRDFAADDDRE; this is encoded by the coding sequence ATGAGAAGGCCGGCCCGCACCACCCGACTCCTGGCCGCGCTCGCGGTCACCACGCTCGCGACGGGGGTGCTGCTGACCGGACCGGCATCCGCCGACGACTCGTCGTCCCCGACCCCCGCCACATCAAGCGCCCCCACCGTCTTCACGGTCGGCATGACCGAGGACATCGACTCGGCGAACCCGTTCACCGGCATCGCCGCGGTCTCCTACGAGATCTTCCAGATGGAGTACCCGACGCTCACCGAGTACGCCGCGTCGGACTTCTCCACCGCACCGGGGCTCGCCGAGTCCTGGACGGAGTCGGCCGACCACAAGACCTGGACCTACAAGATCCGCTCCGGTCTCACGTGGTCCGACGGGCAGCCGCTGACCGCGCACGACGCGGCCTACACGTTCAACCGGATCCTCAAGGGCAAGTACGAGCAGACCAACTACAGCTCGTACACCGACAACATCGTGAAGGCCGTGGCGCCCGACGACACCACGCTGGTGCTCACCGTCAAGCAGCCCTCGCCGATCATGGAGAAGCTCGCGGTCTACATCCTCCCCGAGCACATCTGGAAGAACATCGACGAGAAGGCCGTCAAGAGCTACAAGAACGAGGGCACGCCGGACTCCCCCACGGTGGGCGCCGGGCCCTACGTGATGGTCGAGCGCCGGGTCGGCCAGTTCATCCGGATGCAGGCCAACCCGAGCTTCTTCCGGGGCAAGCCCGCCGTGGACGAGGTCGTCTTCAAGATCTACAAGAACCAGGACGCCCTCGGGCAGGCGCTGAAGAAGGGCGAGATCGACTTCGCCGACTCGCTCGAGGCCAACGTCTTCAAGTCCCTGCAGAACCAGCCCGGAATCACCACGCTGTCCGCCACCTACTCGGGGTTCAACGAGCTCGCCTTCAACACCGGTGCGGCGCTCGACAACGGCACCCCCATCGGTGACGGCAACCCGCTGCTCAAGGACAAGAAGCTGCGCCAGGCGCTCGGCTGGGCCATCGACCGGCAGACCCTCGTCGACAAGGTGCTCGGCGGCGGCGGCTCGGTCGGCTCCACGATCATCCCGCCGATGTACGCCTCGCTCCACCTCGACCCGGCCGACCCGGTCACCTACGACCCGGAGAAGGCCAAGACCCTCCTCGACGCCGCCGGCTACAAGGTGGGCCCAGACGGCATCCGCACGGACGCCAACGGCAACCGGCTCGAGTTCCGGCTCTTCGGCCGCACCGACTCCTCCGGGAACGCGTCGCAGAAGGCCGTGCAGTTCATCAAGGGCTACCTCAACGCCGTCGGCGTCGCCGTCGACGTGAAGATGATGTCGTCGGACAACCTCACGACGATCATCGGCGAGGGCAACTTCGACATGTTCGAGTGGGGCTGGGTCGTCGAGCCCGACCCGAACTACCAGCTCTCGACGTTCACCTGCGCGAACCGGTCGTACAAGGACGGCGGCACCATCTACGCCAACCTGTCCGACTCGTTCTACTGCAACCCGGCCTACGACAAGCTGTTCCAGCAGCAGTCCGTGACCACCGACGTCGCGGCGCGCACGGCGATCGTCAAGCAGATGCAGCAGATGCTGTACGACGACTCCCCGTACATCGTGACCTACTACTACGACAACCTGGAGGCCTACCGGTCCGACCGGTTCACCGGGTTCGTCAACCAGCCCTCGCCCGACGGCTCCCTGCTCTTCCAGTACGGGACCTGGTCGTACGAGAACATGAAGCCGGTCGTGGCCTCGGCCCCAGCCTCGCCCACCCCGGGGCAGACCATCGCCCAGGGCGACGTCGTCCAGCCCACGTCCTCCACCAACTGGGCGCTGATCATCGGCATCGTGGTGCTGGTGCTGCTGGCGCTCGGCGGCGGTGTGTGGCTCGGCCGCGGGCGCAACCGCGACTTCGCCGCCGACGACGACCGCGAGTAG
- a CDS encoding ABC transporter permease subunit has translation MALLTDAPSHSAAPGRRSGRLSPGVRYALRRTLTAISTLVFVVLFNFFLFRVMPGDPIGLYTRGRNVDADQIRALREALDKPLIQQLFEYLKNPFSQGVDSVKYSQPVWDVIGPRVWPTLLLVGSATVIATVVGVWLGIRSGWRRGGRFDTVATNVTLVLYSMPEFWFGMIMLIVFAVGVGPIPGIFPIGGLSTPGVDTSSPAGWLDVAFHLVLPVTTLAVIYLAEYSLIMRASIIEETSQDYLQTARAKGLMDKRVRQRHAVPNALLPTMTLVFLNLGFVVGGAITIEYVFSIDGLGSLTVDALQGPDVPLLQALFLLFSAAVIFANLVADLMYGLLDPRVRT, from the coding sequence GTGGCCCTGCTCACCGACGCACCGTCCCACTCCGCCGCCCCCGGGCGGCGGAGTGGGCGGCTGAGCCCCGGCGTCCGCTACGCCCTGCGGCGGACGCTCACCGCGATCAGCACGCTCGTGTTCGTCGTGCTGTTCAACTTCTTCCTCTTCCGTGTGATGCCCGGCGACCCGATCGGGCTCTACACGCGCGGGCGCAACGTCGACGCCGACCAGATCCGGGCGCTGCGCGAGGCGCTCGACAAGCCGCTGATCCAGCAGCTGTTCGAGTACCTCAAGAACCCGTTCTCCCAGGGCGTCGACTCGGTGAAGTACTCCCAGCCCGTCTGGGACGTCATCGGCCCGCGCGTGTGGCCCACGCTGCTGCTCGTGGGCAGCGCGACCGTCATCGCGACCGTCGTCGGCGTGTGGCTGGGCATCCGCAGCGGCTGGCGCCGCGGCGGCCGCTTCGACACGGTGGCCACCAACGTCACGCTGGTCCTGTACTCGATGCCCGAGTTCTGGTTCGGCATGATCATGCTGATCGTCTTCGCGGTCGGCGTCGGCCCGATCCCCGGCATCTTCCCGATCGGCGGGCTGTCGACCCCGGGCGTCGACACCTCGTCGCCGGCCGGCTGGCTCGACGTCGCGTTCCACCTCGTCCTGCCGGTCACCACCCTCGCGGTGATCTACCTCGCGGAGTACTCGCTGATCATGCGCGCGTCGATCATCGAGGAGACCTCCCAGGACTACCTCCAGACCGCACGGGCCAAGGGGCTCATGGACAAGCGCGTGCGCCAGCGCCACGCCGTGCCCAACGCGCTGCTGCCCACCATGACCCTGGTGTTCCTGAACCTCGGGTTCGTCGTGGGCGGCGCGATCACGATCGAGTACGTCTTCTCCATCGACGGGCTCGGCTCGCTGACCGTCGACGCGCTCCAGGGCCCCGACGTGCCCCTGCTCCAGGCGCTGTTCCTGCTCTTCTCGGCCGCCGTCATCTTCGCCAACCTGGTGGCCGACCTCATGTACGGCCTGCTCGACCCGCGGGTGCGCACGTGA
- a CDS encoding ABC transporter permease subunit, with translation MSARGIVWARRRAATRRFLAAFGRSRSGMFGLAVLAFFVVVALIAPIVFPRSVLDVINATGEPFSPPSLEFPLGTDDSGLSVLALVMWGARISLLVGLAATVLSMLIGTTVGISAGHYRGWVGGALDRLTDWFLVIPYLPLAIVLATVLGRSLLNIIIVIGVTSWPGTARIIRAQTLSVEGRPYLERSKALGAGNVHQMTRHVLPNVMPLVLANTTLAVSISILSETTLSFLGLGDPDNVSWGSILEQGFAQGAISQGAWWYLGAPGVCVVLVVLAFNLIGRAIEGILDPHGEAA, from the coding sequence ATGTCGGCCCGCGGGATCGTCTGGGCCCGTCGCCGGGCCGCGACCCGGCGGTTCCTCGCGGCGTTCGGCCGCAGCCGCAGCGGCATGTTCGGCCTCGCCGTGCTGGCGTTCTTCGTCGTCGTGGCGCTCATCGCCCCGATCGTGTTCCCGCGCAGCGTGCTCGACGTCATCAACGCCACCGGCGAGCCGTTCTCGCCGCCCTCGCTGGAGTTCCCCCTCGGCACCGACGACTCGGGCCTCAGCGTGCTCGCGCTGGTGATGTGGGGCGCCCGGATCTCGCTGCTCGTCGGCCTGGCCGCGACCGTGCTCTCCATGCTGATCGGCACGACCGTCGGGATCTCCGCGGGGCACTACCGCGGATGGGTCGGCGGCGCGCTGGACCGCCTCACGGACTGGTTCCTCGTCATCCCCTACCTGCCGCTGGCGATCGTGCTGGCGACGGTGCTGGGCCGCTCGCTGCTCAACATCATCATCGTCATCGGCGTCACGTCGTGGCCGGGCACCGCGCGCATCATCCGGGCGCAGACCCTGTCCGTGGAGGGCCGGCCCTACCTCGAGCGCTCGAAGGCCCTCGGGGCGGGCAACGTCCACCAGATGACCCGGCACGTGCTGCCGAACGTGATGCCGCTGGTCCTCGCCAACACCACGCTGGCGGTCTCGATCTCGATCCTGTCCGAGACCACGCTGTCCTTCCTCGGCCTCGGCGACCCCGACAACGTGTCGTGGGGGTCGATCCTCGAGCAGGGCTTCGCGCAGGGCGCCATCTCGCAGGGCGCGTGGTGGTACCTCGGCGCACCCGGTGTGTGCGTCGTGCTCGTCGTCCTGGCGTTCAACCTCATCGGGCGCGCCATCGAGGGGATCCTCGACCCGCACGGAGAGGCTGCCTGA
- a CDS encoding ATP-binding cassette domain-containing protein: MALLEFDDVSVTYRSRGADVPAVRGVTLSVDAGETLGIAGESGCGKTTLTSTVLRLQPKSARVTGEVRLDGKDVQKLSWGKVRALRWAKASMVFQGAMHALNPVQRIGDQLAEPILLHGRGRVSRSAAAARVGELLEMVGLPARRARAYPHQLSGGQKQRVMIAMALACEPALIVADEPTTALDVMVQAQVLDVLSALVRDLGVGMVFISHDLSVLSSTCDRIAVMYAGKVVEEGPAGSVFDEPRHPYAGALAGAFPRIGDTRYRYAPAGLPGDPPFPGDLPEGCTFHPRCPVAVDACRTTEPPLVERDGRRTACLVANGQAAPSQEVPA, encoded by the coding sequence ATGGCCCTGCTCGAGTTCGACGACGTCAGCGTCACCTACCGCTCGCGCGGCGCCGACGTGCCGGCGGTGCGCGGCGTCACGCTGTCGGTGGACGCCGGGGAGACCCTCGGCATCGCCGGGGAGTCCGGCTGCGGCAAGACGACGCTCACCAGCACCGTCCTGCGGCTGCAGCCCAAGTCGGCCCGGGTCACCGGCGAGGTGCGGCTCGACGGCAAGGACGTCCAGAAGCTGAGCTGGGGCAAGGTGCGGGCGCTGCGCTGGGCCAAGGCCTCGATGGTGTTCCAGGGCGCCATGCACGCGCTCAACCCGGTGCAGCGCATCGGCGACCAGCTCGCCGAGCCGATCCTGCTGCACGGGCGCGGCAGGGTGAGCCGGTCGGCCGCGGCCGCGCGCGTCGGCGAGCTGCTGGAGATGGTGGGGCTGCCCGCCCGCCGCGCGCGGGCCTACCCGCACCAGCTCTCGGGCGGCCAGAAGCAGCGCGTGATGATCGCCATGGCGCTCGCCTGCGAGCCCGCCCTCATCGTCGCGGACGAGCCCACCACGGCGCTCGACGTCATGGTGCAGGCGCAGGTCCTCGACGTCCTCAGCGCGCTGGTGCGCGACCTCGGCGTCGGCATGGTGTTCATCAGCCACGACCTGTCCGTGCTGTCCAGCACCTGCGACCGGATCGCCGTCATGTACGCGGGCAAGGTGGTCGAGGAGGGGCCGGCCGGCTCGGTGTTCGACGAGCCCCGCCACCCCTACGCCGGTGCGCTCGCCGGCGCGTTCCCGCGCATCGGCGACACCCGCTACCGCTACGCCCCGGCCGGCCTGCCCGGCGACCCGCCGTTCCCAGGCGACCTGCCCGAGGGCTGCACGTTCCACCCGCGGTGCCCCGTCGCCGTCGACGCGTGCCGCACGACCGAGCCGCCGCTCGTCGAGCGCGACGGCCGGCGCACCGCGTGCCTGGTCGCCAACGGACAGGCCGCCCCGAGCCAGGAGGTGCCCGCGTGA
- a CDS encoding ATP-binding cassette domain-containing protein — protein sequence MSAQPTTATAAALEARGVAVAFRGRGGGGTAWAVDGVDLVVGRGEIVALVGESGCGKTTLARTLLGLEQPTSGQVAVDGVPLAYSTRALKAARRRLQLVLQDPTGALNPRHTVYEAVAEGLRIHGVEGDERERVATALSLAGLRPPERFFLRYPHELSGGQRQRVVIAGALVLEPEVIVADEPVSSLDASVRGEILALLLRLRDELGLSLLVVTHDLGLAWNIADRVAVMYLGRIVEQGPTEELLSDPRHPYTRALLSVVPEVDRIEPVVLTGEPPDPTKVPSGCRFHPRCPVVASGEAARLGIEDRCRTVALDVLPSAPGHSAACHALQLQG from the coding sequence GTGAGCGCGCAGCCCACGACCGCCACGGCAGCCGCCCTCGAGGCGCGCGGGGTCGCAGTGGCCTTCCGCGGCCGGGGCGGCGGCGGGACCGCGTGGGCGGTCGACGGCGTCGACCTCGTGGTGGGCCGCGGCGAGATCGTGGCTCTGGTGGGCGAGAGCGGCTGCGGCAAGACGACCCTGGCCCGCACCCTGCTGGGGCTCGAGCAGCCGACGTCGGGGCAGGTGGCCGTCGACGGCGTGCCGCTCGCCTACTCCACGCGCGCGCTCAAGGCCGCCCGCCGCCGTCTCCAGCTCGTGCTCCAGGACCCCACCGGCGCGCTCAACCCGCGGCACACCGTGTACGAGGCCGTCGCGGAGGGCCTGCGCATCCACGGCGTGGAGGGCGACGAGCGCGAGCGGGTGGCGACCGCCCTCTCGCTGGCCGGGCTGCGCCCGCCGGAGCGGTTCTTCCTGCGCTACCCGCACGAGCTCTCCGGCGGCCAGCGCCAGCGCGTCGTCATCGCCGGCGCCCTCGTGCTCGAGCCCGAGGTGATCGTCGCCGACGAGCCCGTGTCGAGCCTCGACGCCTCCGTGCGCGGCGAGATCCTCGCCCTGCTGCTCCGGCTCCGCGACGAGCTCGGCCTCTCGCTGCTCGTGGTGACCCACGACCTCGGGCTGGCCTGGAACATCGCCGACCGCGTGGCGGTGATGTACCTCGGGCGCATCGTCGAGCAGGGCCCGACCGAGGAGCTGCTGTCCGACCCGCGCCACCCGTACACCCGCGCGCTGCTCTCGGTCGTGCCCGAGGTGGACCGCATCGAGCCGGTGGTGCTCACCGGGGAGCCGCCGGACCCCACCAAGGTGCCCAGCGGCTGCCGGTTCCACCCGCGCTGCCCGGTCGTCGCCTCCGGGGAGGCGGCCCGGCTGGGGATCGAGGACCGCTGCCGCACGGTGGCGCTCGACGTCCTGCCCTCGGCCCCGGGCCACTCCGCCGCGTGCCACGCGCTGCAGCTCCAGGGCTGA
- a CDS encoding NAD(P)-binding protein: MTQEYDVVVVGGGHNGLVAAAYLAREGLRTVVLERRHVVGGAAVSEQPFGPDFTLTSLSYVVSWLPPALVRDLDLVRHGYHVYPQGPYFAPRVDGRYLQLPDDPAARREQIAKFSVRDADAMPRWDAWMDGLGRVLGPLVTEIPPKVGSRRPADLARQALLLRRLRGVDERTAVDLTRLLTSSAADLIEDTFESDAVRGVLSVSAVIGSWAGPRTPGTAYVIAHHHIGDLGDGRIGAWGFPRGGMGGVTQALAAAARSFGAEIRTQAPVARITTRDGSVTGVALEDGTELTAGTVVTTAHPQISFLRLLDPAELPPGFVDDIRRYKSRSGTVKVNVALDRLPEFTSRPGFDPAVHGGTIVLSESLDEVEASFQEAAAGQPSTLPFADICIPSVFDPTLAPEGKHVMSMFTQWVPHTWNAEPHRAELDAYADRLFARMDAVAPGFSDSVLHRQVIGPYDIEHEYGLVGGNIFHGELTMGQMFHARPAAGYADLRTPVRGLYQAGSATHGGGGVTGVPGRNVVHQILGDRRRAQWRSRAHLPSRRGG; this comes from the coding sequence GTGACGCAGGAGTACGACGTCGTCGTCGTCGGCGGCGGCCACAACGGGCTGGTCGCGGCCGCGTACCTCGCGCGTGAGGGGCTGCGCACCGTCGTGCTCGAGCGCCGTCACGTCGTCGGCGGCGCGGCCGTGAGCGAGCAGCCGTTCGGCCCGGACTTCACCCTCACGAGCCTGTCGTACGTCGTCTCGTGGCTGCCGCCCGCGCTCGTGCGCGACCTCGACCTCGTGCGCCACGGCTACCACGTCTACCCGCAGGGCCCGTACTTCGCGCCGCGCGTCGACGGCCGCTACCTCCAGCTGCCCGACGACCCGGCCGCGCGCCGGGAGCAGATCGCGAAGTTCTCCGTGCGCGACGCCGACGCGATGCCGCGCTGGGACGCCTGGATGGACGGCCTCGGGCGCGTGCTCGGCCCTCTGGTCACCGAGATCCCGCCGAAGGTCGGCTCGCGTCGTCCCGCCGACCTCGCGCGGCAGGCGCTGCTGCTGCGCCGGCTGCGCGGCGTGGACGAGCGCACCGCGGTCGACCTCACCCGCCTGCTCACCAGCAGCGCGGCCGACCTCATCGAGGACACCTTCGAGTCCGACGCCGTGCGCGGAGTGCTGTCGGTCTCCGCGGTGATCGGCTCGTGGGCCGGCCCGCGCACCCCGGGCACGGCGTACGTCATCGCGCACCACCACATCGGCGACCTCGGCGACGGGCGGATCGGCGCCTGGGGCTTCCCGCGCGGCGGCATGGGCGGGGTGACGCAGGCGCTCGCCGCGGCGGCCCGCTCGTTCGGTGCCGAGATCCGCACGCAGGCGCCGGTCGCCCGCATCACGACCCGCGACGGCAGCGTCACCGGCGTCGCACTCGAGGACGGGACCGAGTTGACGGCGGGCACGGTCGTCACCACGGCGCACCCGCAGATCTCGTTCCTGCGCCTGCTCGACCCGGCCGAGCTGCCGCCCGGCTTCGTCGACGACATCCGCCGCTACAAGTCGCGCAGCGGCACGGTGAAGGTCAACGTGGCGCTCGACCGGCTGCCGGAGTTCACCAGCCGGCCCGGCTTCGACCCCGCGGTCCACGGCGGCACCATCGTGCTGTCCGAGAGCCTCGACGAGGTCGAGGCGTCGTTCCAGGAGGCGGCCGCCGGGCAGCCGAGCACGCTGCCGTTCGCGGACATCTGCATCCCCAGCGTCTTCGACCCCACGCTGGCGCCCGAGGGCAAGCACGTCATGAGCATGTTCACGCAGTGGGTCCCCCACACGTGGAACGCCGAGCCGCACCGGGCGGAGCTCGACGCCTACGCCGACCGCCTCTTCGCCCGCATGGACGCCGTGGCCCCCGGGTTCAGCGACTCCGTGCTGCACCGGCAGGTGATCGGGCCGTACGACATCGAGCACGAGTACGGCCTCGTGGGCGGCAACATCTTCCACGGCGAGCTGACGATGGGGCAGATGTTCCACGCCCGTCCGGCCGCGGGGTACGCGGACCTGCGCACGCCGGTGCGCGGCCTCTATCAGGCCGGCTCCGCCACGCACGGGGGCGGCGGCGTCACCGGAGTCCCGGGGCGCAACGTCGTGCACCAGATCCTCGGCGACCGGCGCCGCGCGCAGTGGCGGTCCCGCGCGCACCTGCCGTCGCGGCGCGGGGGCTGA
- a CDS encoding Rieske 2Fe-2S domain-containing protein, with protein MQAALPREHYVDARLHAVERDRVLALEWTCVGRLDDLGLTDPGSTTLRPERLAVVDLHGESVLVTTDADAVLRAHYNVCRHRGSQVVPAPPDEPAPAPCAARSLRCPYHSWTYATDGRLLHAPHTDGVDLDPAAFALHPLRADRWGGWLWLSLAADAPPVREALAPVPERVRRYPLESLVVGRRLRYEVAANWKVVAENYNECYHCGPVHPELSRLVPAFAGGGADLTWDDGVPHREGAWTFTMSGTSDRSPFPDLDDNERVRHKGELVYPNLLLSLSADHVAAFVLRPLAVDRTEVVCDLLFAPDEAARDGFDPSDAEELWDLTNRQDWRICESVQRGMTSRAYAQGWYAPMEDASLDIRRWLLPRLAAAGVPASDPGEQA; from the coding sequence ATGCAGGCGGCGCTCCCCCGGGAGCACTACGTCGACGCCCGCCTGCACGCGGTCGAGCGCGACCGCGTGCTGGCCCTGGAGTGGACCTGCGTCGGCCGCCTCGACGACCTCGGCCTCACCGATCCCGGCTCCACCACGCTGCGCCCCGAGCGCCTCGCCGTGGTGGACCTGCACGGCGAGTCCGTGCTCGTCACGACGGACGCCGACGCCGTCCTGCGCGCCCACTACAACGTGTGCCGCCATCGCGGCTCGCAGGTGGTGCCGGCGCCGCCGGACGAGCCGGCCCCCGCGCCGTGCGCGGCGCGGTCGCTGCGCTGCCCGTACCACTCCTGGACCTACGCCACCGACGGCCGGCTGCTGCACGCGCCGCACACGGACGGCGTCGACCTCGACCCCGCCGCCTTCGCGCTGCACCCGCTGCGCGCCGACCGCTGGGGCGGCTGGCTGTGGCTGAGCCTCGCCGCTGACGCCCCGCCGGTGCGCGAGGCGCTCGCCCCCGTGCCCGAGCGCGTGCGCCGCTACCCGCTCGAGTCGCTCGTCGTCGGGCGCCGGCTGCGATACGAGGTGGCCGCCAACTGGAAGGTCGTCGCGGAGAACTACAACGAGTGCTACCACTGCGGGCCCGTGCACCCGGAGCTCTCGAGGCTGGTGCCCGCCTTCGCCGGCGGCGGCGCGGACCTCACCTGGGACGACGGCGTCCCGCACCGCGAGGGCGCCTGGACCTTCACCATGTCCGGCACCAGCGACCGTTCCCCGTTCCCCGACCTCGACGACAACGAGCGCGTGCGGCACAAGGGCGAGCTGGTCTACCCCAACCTGCTCCTGTCGCTGTCGGCCGACCACGTCGCGGCGTTCGTGCTGCGCCCTCTGGCCGTCGACCGCACCGAGGTGGTGTGCGACCTGCTGTTCGCCCCGGACGAGGCGGCGCGCGACGGCTTCGACCCCTCCGACGCCGAGGAGCTGTGGGACCTCACCAACCGCCAGGACTGGCGGATCTGCGAGTCGGTGCAGCGCGGCATGACTTCGCGCGCCTACGCCCAGGGCTGGTACGCGCCCATGGAGGACGCGTCGCTGGACATCCGCCGCTGGCTGCTGCCGCGGCTCGCCGCCGCCGGCGTCCCGGCGTCCGACCCGGGGGAGCAGGCATGA
- the solA gene encoding N-methyl-L-tryptophan oxidase has protein sequence MSGTYDLAVVGLGALGSSTAWHAARRGLSVVGLERFELGHERGASHDSSRILRHSYHTPAYVDLTFAAYDDWADLEDASGRSLVTVTGGVDLFPPGAVIDAADYTSSMDARGVPHERLGVADVAARWPQLRLPDGTTTLFQARTAIVPAARGTAAMQERARAHGAVLRDRVTVRSLAPRADGVDLLTDDGVVSAARAVVCADAWTSALVEPLGARLPLTVTEEQVTYFAPEDPEAFRPGRFPVWIWMDEPSFYGFPTYGEDTVKAAQDCGGPEVTGDERSMHEDAAMLERLGGFMARTFPGSGRPVRSKRCLYTLTPDRDFVVSAVPGVPQVVVGLGAAHGFKFAPTFGRLLTDLATEGTTAADVSAFGLDRPGLTDPEFVANWMV, from the coding sequence ATGAGCGGCACGTACGACCTCGCGGTGGTGGGCCTGGGCGCGCTCGGCTCCTCGACCGCCTGGCACGCCGCGCGACGCGGCCTGTCCGTGGTGGGGCTCGAGCGCTTCGAGCTCGGTCACGAGCGCGGCGCCTCGCACGACTCCAGCCGGATCCTGCGCCACAGCTACCACACGCCCGCCTACGTCGACCTCACCTTCGCCGCCTACGACGACTGGGCCGACCTCGAGGACGCGTCGGGCCGGTCGCTGGTCACCGTCACCGGCGGCGTCGACCTCTTCCCGCCCGGCGCGGTGATCGACGCCGCCGACTACACCTCGTCGATGGACGCGCGCGGCGTCCCGCACGAGCGGCTCGGCGTCGCGGACGTCGCCGCCCGCTGGCCGCAGCTGCGCCTCCCGGACGGCACCACGACGTTGTTCCAGGCGCGCACCGCGATCGTGCCCGCGGCGCGCGGCACGGCCGCGATGCAGGAGCGCGCGAGGGCCCACGGCGCGGTGCTGCGCGACAGGGTGACCGTGCGCTCCCTCGCCCCGCGGGCCGACGGCGTCGACCTGCTCACCGACGACGGCGTCGTGTCGGCGGCCCGGGCGGTCGTGTGCGCGGATGCCTGGACCTCCGCCCTGGTGGAGCCGCTCGGCGCCCGGCTGCCGCTGACCGTCACCGAGGAGCAGGTGACCTACTTCGCGCCCGAGGACCCGGAGGCGTTCCGCCCCGGCCGCTTCCCCGTGTGGATCTGGATGGACGAGCCGAGCTTCTACGGCTTCCCGACCTACGGCGAGGACACCGTGAAGGCCGCGCAGGACTGCGGCGGTCCCGAGGTGACCGGCGACGAGCGCTCGATGCACGAGGACGCCGCGATGCTCGAGCGCCTCGGCGGCTTCATGGCGCGAACGTTCCCCGGATCCGGGCGGCCGGTGCGCTCCAAGCGCTGCCTCTACACGCTCACCCCGGACCGCGACTTCGTCGTCTCGGCGGTGCCGGGCGTGCCCCAGGTGGTGGTGGGCCTGGGCGCCGCGCACGGGTTCAAGTTCGCCCCCACCTTCGGCCGGCTGCTGACCGACCTCGCCACCGAGGGCACGACGGCCGCGGACGTGTCCGCGTTCGGCCTGGACCGGCCCGGGCTCACCGACCCGGAGTTCGTCGCGAACTGGATGGTGTGA
- a CDS encoding TetR family transcriptional regulator, with translation MARRKVEVRREEILAATEAEVTRRGFARTRVGDVADALGVSTALVFYHFGTKEKLFAEALEHAVRRDMARLDRVVERTTDPVDGVRRMLRLWAPEGSANGWTVWVDAWSESLREPEMRAMSRRLDVRWKDVLAEMIRRGNDNGTFRCPDPDSAAWRLSALLDGLAVQVTVHRNLTKKQLAEWVRGAAAHELGVDPALLA, from the coding sequence GTGGCGAGACGGAAGGTCGAGGTGCGCCGCGAGGAGATCCTCGCCGCGACCGAGGCCGAGGTGACGCGACGCGGCTTCGCCCGCACGCGCGTGGGCGACGTCGCCGACGCGCTCGGCGTGAGCACGGCTCTGGTCTTCTACCACTTCGGCACCAAGGAGAAGCTGTTCGCGGAGGCGCTCGAGCACGCCGTGCGCCGCGACATGGCGCGGCTGGACCGTGTGGTGGAGCGCACCACCGATCCGGTGGACGGCGTGCGCCGCATGCTGCGGCTGTGGGCCCCCGAGGGCAGTGCGAACGGCTGGACCGTGTGGGTGGACGCGTGGTCGGAGTCGCTGCGCGAGCCGGAGATGCGCGCGATGAGCCGCCGGCTCGACGTGCGGTGGAAGGACGTCCTGGCCGAGATGATCCGCCGCGGCAATGACAACGGAACCTTCCGCTGCCCGGACCCGGACTCCGCCGCCTGGCGGCTCTCGGCGCTGCTCGACGGTCTCGCCGTGCAGGTCACGGTGCACCGTAACCTCACCAAGAAGCAGCTCGCGGAGTGGGTGCGCGGGGCTGCGGCCCACGAGCTGGGCGTCGACCCCGCACTGCTCGCCTGA